The segment catgaggtggggcacaccctggacatggtgccaatccatcacagggcaaacaTTTGTACtctgtaatcattaaaaaaaatagcacgcTGTAAGAACGATGAGTACATCTTCCAACCTGATGATAAAAAAAGGTCATTATTGCAATAAATTGGTTCTCTGGATTTAAAATGAACCCTGAACACGGCTAAACCCCCACATGGCACTGAAATAGATGTAAATAGATGCAAATGTAGCCAGAGGGCCAAAGCAgccctttttttaaagtaagtgAGTTGTTTCTTCCCCCTTTTGTCTGTGATGATTGACACACTCTCACCCCAGACTTTGCAAGACTTTCTGACGGTTCATCTTACGcccatctacagtacagtatgggtGCCACCCTGAGCCGAGCCCGTACAGTATACACACGAATGAGTACGAACGTGGATCCACTCGCCTTTTAAGTAATATTCCACAAACCGCAGTGCACAGAAACGCTCCGGCTAGTTCTTGTTTttccaaaccacacacacacacaaaaatgcaTTCTGTTGTTGGTCCCTTTGTGTACTTTGATTTAGTAATGTTTAGCTTCtactttctgtttctctcctaAAGGCTTTTAACATTTTGTGAAAACGCAGCTCGTAAAAGAGCTCCACTTTGTTTCATTGTTGTGTGTCGTAGACTCATTTTTAAttacttagattttttttactttaatttaatgaCTTTACGAGCCCTTTGACTTTGTGTACCCACTACACTACATGACTGTCACTGACCGACTGTGTGAATCTACAGTCTGGGCTGGAAAGAAATCAGCCTCAACCTTGTCTCCTTACACCATTCTGTGTATTTAGCGAAGATAAAGATATGTTCATcatgctgtttatttattcacgAGGTCATATTTGTGTTTCAGCATATTATGGCtttaacctacagtacagtatatgttcagTGTTGCTGTAATCTGATTCTGAAAACCTGTTGTTTTACAGGCCTTGATCACTATCTCACCACTGTTTGTGAAGCCTTGATCTCTCCcccttcccacacacacacacacacacacacaaatccccTTCGGATGGAACCGAGCACAGGATCCAAAAAGACAGTATGGGGTAACCTGCGCCAGAGAGCCAAGCCGCTGATCCACTACGTCCGAGGCAACAGCCAAAGACACATCAAGTCGCAGGTCAGGCCAGAGCGAGCCTCAGAGCAAAAGACGAGCTCTTCTGCGGCTGCTTCTCCGTCCCAACCAGCCCGCCATCTCAGCGTCCCCAGTGCCTCCACACCTGTCAATCAGCCTGTTTTAGAGGCTGGGGGCTGGGCCCAGCGTTCCGATTGGCCAGCTGGGTCTAAAGGCTTATCTGACTGCATATCGCAGGCCTTTGTGGACGGCGGTCTTGATGAGGAACAGGACTTCTTAGATTGCGTAGATGAGATGGAGCACCCTCCAGAAAACTCAGCTGAGGTGCAGTATCAGTTAATAATTTCAGATTTTATTAAAGACAACTTGTGGGCTCTGTGATATTCTGACAGTTATGAGTATGATCTGTACTGGCATATCTAGAAATGCAGGTTATCAAGAATCATGTTCAGATCCTGTTCACTAGACCGACGCTCCAGATATGTTCAGACGCTGTGGATGTGGATGATTAGCCTTCGGAATTTCTCACCCGGTTATAAGACTTGAAATCCTTGATCATGTGCTGCAAAAAGTCATTTGTGCCTGACATTACAAAACTACCTTATTGACGTACAGTATCTTTAGCCAAAGCCTACGTTAATTTCTCTCATGTTAATGCGCTGCATGATGAATAGTCATAGTCACCTTTGCAAATTCCTTAAAAAACACGGCTGTGAAGGGTGAAGTCAGATACTGTGATTAATATAACAAACTTTTATCTGCTTAATTTGTTGTAACAGTTTTTTACTTTGTTCACTCCTTGTGCAGGTTTGATGATTGTGTGGTAAAAGAAAGGCCTTATTCGTCTACCCTTTCCTAATTTTCCCATAATCTTCAATAATGCTTTTATTTGTAGTCTAGACACATTTATCgagtttgtttaatttaataattaacacttAAATCAGATAAAAGAGCAAGGGAAagttgtatgaaaaaaaaaacagaattccTTAGACTCTTTGCTTTCGGCCCAATGGCTTAACATTTCCTGGAGTGaaggtattttttaataaagaactgATTAGGACTAACAGGATTTCTTGCCTTTTACTGATCAAGAGAtttctgaccatttaaaaaaaaagtgatgtgtTCATACTGATGGAGTCGTACTCATGTCTATTTTTGATTTAACAGAGACAACGGGTTGAAAGACATGTCCCTGATTCTCCCCATGACCCTGTGCAACATACAGTGAGTAACATAGTAAATAACAGTTGTGTATTTATTTGCATACttgttattttatatgtatatatatatatatatttttttcattttttattatattattatttttattatatatatatatatatatatatatatatatatatatatatatatataatcatgaaTGAGTTAATAAGACCTGATTTGGATATGGATATATGGATATGAGCATAAAGTCACCTTGATCTAGGAAGGAATTTCTGGCTGCCAATCACTAGAGCGTTCAGTTCCCGTGGCTGGTAATGAAGCATGTCCGTAACTTCGTAAAATCCACACAATGTTCACACCATGGCTTTACAGCTGCATGGACTAATGGACATTAGCAGTTATATATTAAAACATGACATGATGTTCAGTACACAGAATATTATCATTAGGGGCGGctccaaaaaaaaactcacatggAGAAGAATACACAGCTTATTAAAAAATTCCCACCTGGGAGGAGTCCTAGAGACTCCCCCATATGGAAGGTGGtgtaaatacatttgttttttttaaggttccTTCTTTTCACCATATTTGTAAGAGCAGTGTTGCTTGTGTCATTCTCTGCGGAGGTAGTTCCTAATTCCTCTTCACTAAACAAGTCGCATGAAAGCCTAACAGACTGTATGATCAGCAGACGCAGGTAGAGATGTTgccttgtttatactgtatacagcttTGTGAACTGAAGATTTTGTTCGATTTGAATTAGTTAAAAGGATCAAGAGTTTAAACATTAGCATGCTAAATGATATAACGTGAAGAGCATTTATGAGATCTTGTTCTGTCTCGCTTTGGTTTCAGGTCCATGACATGGCCGGGGAGAGCGGGAGTGTCTGCGACAATCATAAGGAACCTCAGAAATCCTACCTGCTCTCCATTAACCTGAAGGAAGGCCGAGGCCTCGTCATCAGAGACCGCTGTGGTAAGATTCAGAAACTACAGCGACACTTACTGTACCATCCAGCGGGTCGAGGGGGGGGAGCACTGGTCCCGAGGACTGCCTTGAAAAACAAGCACTCACATTTAAGCTTTACGTGAGGAACAAAAATGTGGGATAGAAATTGCAGACTGAATAAgcaaatctttttgtttttttcttctgttttgatCGAAAGAAAGACTGATATAATGATGCATAATCTAATATTAATACGTATTACATATTATAAGAGTCATAGTCGGGTACAAGATACTAGATGCAGGTGAATTAACTAACACAACTCTGCCGAATGAGACTCATGAGCCTTACATGAGCAGCTTGCCGCTGGTTATTCTAGATACCAGTGTGCATGGTTTTAATATTTACTCACCGCACACACACCCTTAGCATcattaacattaaccttaacaTTGTGTAGCTCAGGCTCCATACACTGCgagctgtgatgcactgagtgttctgataccttacTACCAGCAACTTGTGGCTGTTTTTTTGGGATCTGaccagacaggctagcctttgtTCCCCGCAGGCAcggatactgtatatgctggGACTTTATTTTCCTGATTAGCGTAAATATCCTAAACAAGGAAACCTTTTATATTGATTGGCTACAAGAGTGTGAATCTGGGCTGAATTATTGAGTTAAGCATCATTACTCCATTATAAAGGCATTTCCAGGTGTAATCACTGCACGTGTACGGGAGGAATTTTCCCTTTAGAACGGTTAAATGATTCCTGTGCTTGCCCCCTAACCGCTGGGGAATCATTTCAACACTTTCTTCAAAGCAATTTGATGATGATGTCGCTAACTAaatattaagtttattttattcctgttatatttatatttcgtgttcattttattcgtgcaatatttattcatttgttgtATTGTTTCTATGATAACCCTTCCATATATGCAAATTTTCCTACCAGCTATGTGGGACTGGCAGGTTCAGCAGTATTATTAGAGAAagtgcaaacacacacttcaTTCTCATAGTCAGCATTCCACATAGCAGATCAAAACCTGTTCCAGTACACACCCACAGAGTagacacacacatgtgtacacACCCTCCTTCCTGTTGCCTCACCCCTTTtttctgtccacacacacacacacacacacacacacacacacacacacacacaagagcgCCACCTAGGTCAAAGTCTACTTCTCCTGCAGTTATTTCCCTTTTTCATTATgactttcttgttttttcccttttaaccTGTGACGGATTTTCTCATAATAAGGTTTTTCCCACATATGCTTCATCTGCTCTGTGTAATCTATTGTGGTTCTAGCATGTGGTTTATGTGCTTatccttccttttttatttaccttgCCTAGTTTGCTCTGTAAAAGGAAGCTGGTTTCACATGAACGGCTTGTTTAAATTAGTGAGGCAAACAACCCGGGCCGAATTGTTTGCTCTCTTTTCCTGAACGGATCCAGGATTTAGAGATAAGTCATCTTTGCATGTTTAAAGTGCTCCTGGTTTGAGTGGGTGATCTGGCTGTTTGCGTGCTGACTGGACTGGGAAGCCTTTCAAGAAATCAAAAGCAGCATTGAAAATGAAGACAAGCGGCATTAGAAATTAAATGCAATTCGTTCCTCATCATCATAAGATGTCTGGCCTTTAGCTTCGAACCTGGAACGTCCTGCATTTGTGTATACATTTAGCATGAACACGCCAGAGTCACTAAACACGGCTGAGAAATGTGTCGATAAATTTGGCATCATATTTATGGGCATTTCCATTATTGCTCATGCACTCATTCTGATTTTAATATcacattgtgtttatgtgtttattgtgCTGGTATAATAGTTGTATGTGTAATATTGCATCATAGATAGTTTTTAGCACTAGCGACCTCGGGCTCATGACCACATCCTTCTGTGCATCACATTCGTTGTACGTGCTTTAGTAAGGAATTTCCACTGAATGCTAACATTCTAGCTTCTCTCGGTAGTAAAACAAATCGTATAAACTGCCTTACACCACAACACTTTGAATAGTCAGATTGAAATCGGTGCCAGCTGCGAgacaaatcacacacaaaatcaaacacaaaatcatttatttgtgtttatgtagaatgtttggaaggagtctccaggcGTAGCACATGCAGTTAGAGATGAAGTGGTACTTTTAGACTTTTGGGCAGTTTGTGTCTTTGGGGAATACTCAGTAATATCCCCCCCAAGAGAGACGGCTGGAGAATCGGGTTATAGCTGTTATAGCATAAGGCATAATGTGTAGCTGTTATAGCATATGGAATCAGTAAGAGCTTTTATAACATAGGGAATTAGTTAGCCATTATAGCCTAGACCAGTTGTCTCCGACCTTTTTTGCACCAGTTTTATGCAAGACTATTTTACACGGACTGGCTATCCCACACTTGTAACAAAGCCTAATCAAGTGCATAATGAATACAACATACCAAAACACAGAATCAGCAGGAGTTCCAAGCTTGTTTCCCTGAGACGAGACGGTTCTATCTAAGGAGTGAGGGGAGACGATGGCACATTATCGGCATACATAACGTCAGAGCACTGGCTCATCTATTCGATTGCACCCTGGAGCCTACaaggtttaagggccttgcttaagggcccaacagcggcaacctggcggtccttctgatcagtaacccacagtCTTAACACAAATTACTAGTTCTTTAGCAGTCCTGAAATTTTACCACTACAGCTCTCTTTCCACTAACCACTGCTTCTCTTATGAAAGTCTTGATTGGTGCAAACTGCCTGTTTTTTAGGTACAAGTGACCCATATGTCAAATTCAAGCTGGAGGGAAAGACGTTATATAAAAGCAAAGTGATTTACAAGAATCTCAACCCAACCTGGAATGAGTTTTTCTCCTTCCCCATCCGTGACCTACAGAAGAAACTGCACATCAAGGTATCCACAACTTTTGTCTTTGTATGCATTAgagtaaggttttttttttttttttttaatagagttATATTTTGCCTTATTAACGGTTTAGTATCGGGATTTTTTAGGTCTATGACCGAGATCTGACCACGGATGACTTCATGGGCTCCAGCAGCGTGCTCCTGAGTGAACTTGAATTTGAGAAGTAAGCAGATAAAAATATCGGGACTATTTGGTGTGCTCCTACATGATTCAGAACACAAATTTATgcctgtgtgtttgtcttttcaCAGGACAATAGAAATGGTGTTACAGCTCACTGATCCTAACAGCCTGGAAACTGATATGGGTGTGATTATCATTGACATTAGTCTTTCAGTAAGAGACggagaaaacaagaaaaatgtaAGCGGTTACAAAAcatgatagttttttttattctggctGCCTTCATGTTAATGGACTTTATCAGTGAAACGTTTGAACCGATGTTACTTATgcatattgtttgtttttctcctccCTCTGGTAAAGAAGTGGGTTCAGAAGAAAAAGCGAAGTATGAAGGTGAGAATCCTGAAAGCTGATTTGTTTTAGAAtataagaaaagcaaaaaactcCCTTAAACGCTGCATGACGTTTGTCGTTGTATTGCAGTCGAGCTCGTCCCCGCAGACGCGGCGTCTGGCCGAATCTATGAAGAAGAGCCAACTGTGGTCTGAAGTCCTGAGCATCACGCTGGTGGAGGGACGCAATCTACCTGACGACGGATCCGGAGACGTGTTTGTTCGTTTCAAACTCGGAGAACAGAAATACAAGAGCAAGGTATTAGTAGAAGTgttattaatactttttatCTGGTTCACATGCCTTGGCATAAAGATGGAGGAAGTTGCATGTCGAGGTTGAAGCGACAAGCATGTGCACGATCAGTCACTAAATGAACCGTAGAGATGTTTTTCATGcgcaaagacatacagtactatacaaaaGTCAGTCTTGAGCCATCCCTCATTTCTCCAtatcaaatgaaatgaaatgaaataataaaaatttacagcGACAAGCTACAAAGTGCCTACAGATACCATTTAAAatgggttgtttatgtaacaacctcagcagcaaccccATTTCCTGTCTCGTCTGTTCCGACtgctcagcattcagcatcagcagtatactgcACTAATCACAGGCCTGATCATCTGAGAATGTTTTCATGCTTAACAAAGAAAGAATAATCCTCTGGTACAGGGACAGGACTGAATATGAATGGCGAAACTTGCTAAAAATGAAGGGCAAAAAGTCTGTATCTCAAGTCTGCATTAATAATATAAGACAGTCTGGGTCTTTGGAAGCaaatgatgaataaaagaaGTCTGACTCAAGACGTTTGCACAGTACTCTACATATTTCTGGCTTGTTATATTTTTCCGCACCTTTTTTTGTGTGAGTATGATGTATGATATGTACCGTATAGCACGTAGGTGGAGCACTTACTGGGGAATGTTTGGGATTTGGACCAATTTACCCATTCAATTATGGAATTTAACAAGAACTTTTGTAAAGTTATGTTAAATGACATATTAAGGGTTTTATTATGTAATTTGCACAATAGTACTGTTACTTCAATTTACAAATAGAACTACATGAAGATTTTTTCATTCCTAACTGCATCTTATACTGTATCTCATCGTTACAGTATCAGTGCAAAAAGGCCAACCCTCAGTGGAGAGAGAGGTTTGACTTCAACCAGTTCTTGGATGGGCCAAACTTTTTGGAGATAAGCGTCTGGGGAAAAGATGGCCGGAGATGCGAGGAATGCTACGGACAGTAAGTGCTGTAAATGTGCTGAAGATGGCTGTTCTGTAAACTGTTCTGCAAATAAAGTGCGGATCGTTGTTTAGATTATGTCCTTTGGAGATTGAGGGGTTCATGTTTTCAGGACTTTATTAAATTAGCGAGGAGTCATTTGTTTTTCAAAGAGCTTGTGTAAGTTGTTTTGGCTTTTTATGGGGAAAAGTTGGTAAATGTTGCGTATTCTTGCTcagttttaaatttttgttaagTAAGATTTAGATATGACTTGGCAGCATTATCgatcatgtgtgtatgtgtgtgtgatgtgttcaGGTGTGAAGTCGACATATCCGCGCTGAAGGTGGACAAACGCCAGTTGTTTACATGTAGCCTGGACCACAGTCGAGGCAAAGTGGTTTTCCTCATCACTCTGACGAGTTGCAGCGGCGTGTCCATTACTGACCTGTGTGCGCCCCCACTGGACGAGCCCTGCGAGAGAGAGAACATGTTAAACAAATATGTGAGTTTCCATACAGCTCTTCCTTCGCTTTAAATAgcgtacataaaaaaaaaccaggGCCACATGATTTACTgggcaaaaaaaatcacattcggccaaaacacagtgttggtgctgattttatttattttaatgttatacagTAATGCAGAAAATGTTTGTGCCCAAGAAGCTAtttctaaagtttatgcaaaCATCGAAGTAACCAATCCTTCCcccaaaatggccatttttcaacgttatactgtctcgcttcaaatagtaataatttttattgcaaATGATCCATATTTCTTTAgctattgatactaaaattggtgtaagctgcTAGAAGCGatatttaaggatttttttccacctaaaaaaatctgtagtgtccgtaaccatgtcaaattgcattttagaataatacactttttcagatttatgtctgttcatgtgaaatctaaattggcttctaaaaagtttcatctgaatgacagttaaaatTCAAgaaggttacggacactacataaaatggcatgaaattatatttagcaaatgcgtttttttttataaaacatttaaaaatgcgtatgcatatttacaaaaaacaaagcatggatgaggagataagaagcattgaGTATTATGACAAATGCTGTTCCTGTCTAAAGATTCACTTTTTCTCCTACAGTAGGTAAGACATTTTTTTGCACCAATATCATGTTTTGGCCGATTGcgatatttaactattaaatgtaccatGTTGTaatcaaatgtatttatttaggcGAACACCAAATAGTGGCACAAATGATCTCACTATGAGGATGtctaccattatttatttaatacctcTATTATTTCTACGCTTTATAATTCTATATTCACACTTTAACTCTGAATCGATTTGTTTCTTAGAGCTTCAGGAACTCCTTAAAGAACTTAAAGGACATCGGCTTCCTTCAGGTCAAAGTGATTAAGGCTTTGGATCTCCTGGCTGCAGATTTAAACGGTATGTCCAGTCGCGATGcagacacacactttctttGATCGACTGTCTTGTCCCGGAAACTAAATATCTGCGCTCGTAGGGAAGAGCGATCCGTTCTGCGTGCTGGAGTTGGGAAACGACCGACTGCAGACTCATACAGTTTATAAAAGTCTTCACCCTGAGTGGAATAAAGTCTTCACGTTGTGAGTAGCACCATTCATGCTTTCATCAGCTGTTAAACACCGGATCAAGCGTAAGTGTAGAGTATGTACGTAACAAGAAGTGCTGGGAGCGATGGTATAAGAAGATAATCAACAACTGGGTGGTGTGGTACTGATGAAGAtgattatttttctgataaCACAATCACTCCGAGTGCTTCAATCCTCGTCTGTTCGGAAATCCGTTAACGTATCTGTCTTTGTGTTTAGTCCGGTCAAAGACGTTCACGATGTGCTGGAAGTTACAGTGTTTGATGAGGATGGAGACAAGCCCCCAGACTTCCTGGGGAAAGTGGCCATTCCTTTACTCTCGGTAAGTAGGGGAAATctctttcagtttattttacagTCTTGCTAAATGAGCACAGTTGTCAAGAAGTGAAGACCGGATTAGGTGGACCACAATAAATGACATCATGTGTGTATGAATGCAGcagctttgttttatttagagGTTTGGAGACAGTTTGGAGTGACTCAAAGAGCAAAAGGTTTCAGTTAAAACGCAGTATtggagcttttttttaatgttataccAAAAATGTGTCTGCCAAATAGTGTTTATTTCATCAGCTATTTTCAATTTCAGTCTTAGTCTTAGTCCCGGAATAAATTTCcctgttagtttttatcatatttagtcaatcttatcctgtttttgtttagtaaagttttagtcgactaaaagtcttggacattttagtctagttttagtcaaatttagacattttagcaataaaattattattaattaacactACAGTCAAGCCAGTCTAgccaaaaccaaaaacacaaaattaattaTCTTCTCATTTAAGATGTAtctttttatctgatgttttcagctaattatatttattttttattttaaatcgcAGCGGATCGGGGCCAAAATTATATGTTGACGGAAATAATGacacatgtttacatttttttaaaaccacgTTTTATTCTCGTCTTTTTTCATCTACAGTATTGCACGCTGATTTCGTCACGaaatggaagtgaccaatcttgctccGCAAAAAATTTCAAAATGCTAAACTTCCGCCATTTTGAAgatatgattttatatgtgtccCAAAAATAgtcatttttcagtgttatactgccccgcttcaaacaataatcatttaaaatgcgaattattcatatttctttataagtattgatactaaaattggcgTAAGCTTCTAGAGGCAAataacctgtaaaaattgttgcttaattCGGTATTAGGTAAAGACTTAAACAATATCTGAAtacttttgcattttagaataattttcagatttatgtctttttgtgtgaaatttaaattggccaagttttatCTGAATGACTGTTAAGATGATTGAAAGTTTTTAATTCAAAAACTGaacagacactacataaaagagcatgaaattgtatttttttacaaaaaatgaagcatggatcGGGAGATAAGAACCATTACGTGTTGttaaaaatggtgttatatgatcctatgtggaaaattcagtttttcacctcggtgagacactttttagcatcaataccACATTTTGGCCGTTTATAATAGTGGACTGAAAACGTGTTTGTCTCTGTAACAGATACGTAACAATCACCTGAATTCTTACCCATTGAAGAAAGAGGACCTGGGGGGATTATCCAAAGGAAGCATTTTCTTAGAGCTTGAGATCATCTTTAATCCAGTAAGCCTCATTTGCTCCAAGTCCTGCATCTCTACCATATTTGTGCCGGTTCATTTACTTCTGTGCAGACTGATGTTTCCTTTCcgcatttattcattaattagaTTAAAGCAAGCATCAGGACCTTCAACCCAAAGGAGAGGAAATTCCTTGATGACAATCCAAAGTTTTCCAAAAAGGTGCAATATTAGTGATATCATTAGAGGCCTTAAGACCTCAGTGCTTCTGTCTCTGAAAACTATTTACAAACCTTTCATTTCTGTTCAGGTCCTGGCAAGAAATGTCCTCCGTGTGAGGAACATCTATAGAACGTTGAGTCAAATCTTGCAGTATATTAAGAGCTGTTTCCAGTGGGAGAGCGTCCAGCGGAGTATCTTTGCATTTGTGGTGAGTCCAAACGTTATCgggaaagaagaagaattttcttggttttctctctcttgaagtttatgagacaaaataaaagaatcttGTCATGTTTTAGAGAAACTAGAAGTCTTTGCCTGGAGACTCCCCTGACACTGAAGACTTCTTTAGCAATAGAGAAATTCATATATTAAAACAGATACGTTTatgtaaatacatttcttattaGATTTATGGGTGCTAGTACAGTCAGAtctgctgttataaaaaattCACCAAAACCTTTTGACTTCTTAGTGAAcagcactgtactgtaattCTATAGTTAATATTATTTGTTGCGGTCATTTgtcgtttaaaaaaatcagacaaAAGGGCCAATGGCATGGACTATGGCATTATTCATTTGGACCATTTTGTCCAAGCACGC is part of the Clarias gariepinus isolate MV-2021 ecotype Netherlands chromosome 15, CGAR_prim_01v2, whole genome shotgun sequence genome and harbors:
- the mctp2b gene encoding multiple C2 and transmembrane domain-containing protein 2 isoform X1, which gives rise to MEPSTGSKKTVWGNLRQRAKPLIHYVRGNSQRHIKSQVRPERASEQKTSSSAAASPSQPARHLSVPSASTPVNQPVLEAGGWAQRSDWPAGSKGLSDCISQAFVDGGLDEEQDFLDCVDEMEHPPENSAERQRVERHVPDSPHDPVQHTVHDMAGESGSVCDNHKEPQKSYLLSINLKEGRGLVIRDRCGTSDPYVKFKLEGKTLYKSKVIYKNLNPTWNEFFSFPIRDLQKKLHIKVYDRDLTTDDFMGSSSVLLSELEFEKTIEMVLQLTDPNSLETDMGVIIIDISLSVRDGENKKNKWVQKKKRSMKSSSSPQTRRLAESMKKSQLWSEVLSITLVEGRNLPDDGSGDVFVRFKLGEQKYKSKYQCKKANPQWRERFDFNQFLDGPNFLEISVWGKDGRRCEECYGQCEVDISALKVDKRQLFTCSLDHSRGKVVFLITLTSCSGVSITDLCAPPLDEPCERENMLNKYSFRNSLKNLKDIGFLQVKVIKALDLLAADLNGKSDPFCVLELGNDRLQTHTVYKSLHPEWNKVFTFPVKDVHDVLEVTVFDEDGDKPPDFLGKVAIPLLSIRNNHLNSYPLKKEDLGGLSKGSIFLELEIIFNPIKASIRTFNPKERKFLDDNPKFSKKVLARNVLRVRNIYRTLSQILQYIKSCFQWESVQRSIFAFVIFVLTVWYWEFYMLPLFLVILFIWNYAHAASERGSQEMDTMESDDEDEDERESERRGLIEKIHMVQDIVVTVQNLLEEIASFVERIKNMFNWSVPFLSNLAFLVLVFVTVITYIIPLRYIILIWGINKFTKKLRNPYAVDNNEVMDFLSRVPSDVQKEQYFEPKHVRRKRAVQ
- the mctp2b gene encoding multiple C2 and transmembrane domain-containing protein 2 isoform X2; this encodes MEPSTGSKKTVWGNLRQRAKPLIHYVRGNSQRHIKSQVRPERASEQKTSSSAAASPSQPARHLSVPSASTPVNQPVLEAGGWAQRSDWPAGSKGLSDCISQAFVDGGLDEEQDFLDCVDEMEHPPENSAERQRVERHVPDSPHDPVQHTVHDMAGESGSVCDNHKEPQKSYLLSINLKEGRGLVIRDRCGTSDPYVKFKLEGKTLYKSKVIYKNLNPTWNEFFSFPIRDLQKKLHIKVYDRDLTTDDFMGSSSVLLSELEFEKTIEMVLQLTDPNSLETDMGVIIIDISLSVRDGENKKNWVQKKKRSMKSSSSPQTRRLAESMKKSQLWSEVLSITLVEGRNLPDDGSGDVFVRFKLGEQKYKSKYQCKKANPQWRERFDFNQFLDGPNFLEISVWGKDGRRCEECYGQCEVDISALKVDKRQLFTCSLDHSRGKVVFLITLTSCSGVSITDLCAPPLDEPCERENMLNKYSFRNSLKNLKDIGFLQVKVIKALDLLAADLNGKSDPFCVLELGNDRLQTHTVYKSLHPEWNKVFTFPVKDVHDVLEVTVFDEDGDKPPDFLGKVAIPLLSIRNNHLNSYPLKKEDLGGLSKGSIFLELEIIFNPIKASIRTFNPKERKFLDDNPKFSKKVLARNVLRVRNIYRTLSQILQYIKSCFQWESVQRSIFAFVIFVLTVWYWEFYMLPLFLVILFIWNYAHAASERGSQEMDTMESDDEDEDERESERRGLIEKIHMVQDIVVTVQNLLEEIASFVERIKNMFNWSVPFLSNLAFLVLVFVTVITYIIPLRYIILIWGINKFTKKLRNPYAVDNNEVMDFLSRVPSDVQKEQYFEPKHVRRKRAVQ
- the mctp2b gene encoding multiple C2 and transmembrane domain-containing protein 2 isoform X3, with product MAGESGSVCDNHKEPQKSYLLSINLKEGRGLVIRDRCGTSDPYVKFKLEGKTLYKSKVIYKNLNPTWNEFFSFPIRDLQKKLHIKVYDRDLTTDDFMGSSSVLLSELEFEKTIEMVLQLTDPNSLETDMGVIIIDISLSVRDGENKKNKWVQKKKRSMKSSSSPQTRRLAESMKKSQLWSEVLSITLVEGRNLPDDGSGDVFVRFKLGEQKYKSKYQCKKANPQWRERFDFNQFLDGPNFLEISVWGKDGRRCEECYGQCEVDISALKVDKRQLFTCSLDHSRGKVVFLITLTSCSGVSITDLCAPPLDEPCERENMLNKYSFRNSLKNLKDIGFLQVKVIKALDLLAADLNGKSDPFCVLELGNDRLQTHTVYKSLHPEWNKVFTFPVKDVHDVLEVTVFDEDGDKPPDFLGKVAIPLLSIRNNHLNSYPLKKEDLGGLSKGSIFLELEIIFNPIKASIRTFNPKERKFLDDNPKFSKKVLARNVLRVRNIYRTLSQILQYIKSCFQWESVQRSIFAFVIFVLTVWYWEFYMLPLFLVILFIWNYAHAASERGSQEMDTMESDDEDEDERESERRGLIEKIHMVQDIVVTVQNLLEEIASFVERIKNMFNWSVPFLSNLAFLVLVFVTVITYIIPLRYIILIWGINKFTKKLRNPYAVDNNEVMDFLSRVPSDVQKEQYFEPKHVRRKRAVQ